A window of the Gemmatirosa kalamazoonensis genome harbors these coding sequences:
- the mazG gene encoding nucleoside triphosphate pyrophosphohydrolase — MQDKPTLEDTLALMRDLRRRCEWDRAQTHDSLRPYLIEEAHEVDDAIRSGDDAMLREELGDLLLQVLFHSVVAEERGAFDLHDVAHSLITKMRARHPHLYPPDGQEPGERQSWESMKARKRRGSIEEGLPSGLPSLHRAHRLQDRAAGVGFDWPDVDGPAAKVEEELAEVRDELHGGSDATRLEAEIGDLLFAVVNLARKAGVHASLALDKANAKFAARFSAIEKLAAERGIDVNSAGLTVLDQLWDEVKAAGSDR; from the coding sequence ATGCAAGACAAGCCCACGCTTGAAGATACGCTCGCGCTGATGCGCGATCTCCGGCGCCGCTGCGAGTGGGATCGCGCGCAGACGCACGACTCGCTGCGGCCGTATCTCATCGAGGAGGCGCACGAGGTCGACGACGCGATCCGCTCGGGCGACGACGCCATGCTGCGCGAGGAGCTCGGCGACCTGCTGCTCCAGGTGCTGTTCCACTCGGTGGTGGCCGAGGAGCGCGGCGCGTTCGATCTGCACGACGTGGCGCACTCGCTCATCACGAAGATGCGGGCCCGCCACCCGCACCTCTATCCGCCGGACGGGCAGGAGCCAGGCGAGCGACAGTCGTGGGAGTCGATGAAGGCGAGGAAGCGGCGCGGCAGCATCGAGGAGGGGCTGCCATCGGGGCTTCCGTCGCTGCACCGGGCGCACCGGCTGCAGGACCGCGCGGCGGGCGTCGGCTTCGACTGGCCCGACGTGGACGGACCAGCCGCGAAGGTCGAGGAGGAGCTGGCGGAGGTGCGTGACGAGCTGCACGGTGGGAGCGATGCCACTCGACTCGAAGCGGAGATCGGCGACCTGCTGTTTGCCGTGGTGAACCTCGCGCGGAAGGCCGGCGTGCACGCGTCGCTCGCGCTCGACAAGGCGAACGCGAAGTTCGCCGCGCGCTTCTCCGCGATCGAGAAGCTCGCGGCCGAGCGCGGGATCGACGTCAACTCGGCCGGCCTAACGGTGTTGGACCAGCTGTGGGACGAGGTGAAGGCCGCAGGGAGCGACCGATGA
- the alr gene encoding alanine racemase, whose product MTDQSNPHHAVAEPHDADDPDRQRAWLDVDLAALRRNAAALARRARVPLLPMVKADAYGLGALAVTRALESLDPWGYGVATVAEGEELRAAGIARRILVFTPLLPTELPRAHRAGLTPSLHRADDVVRWTMLGGAAWHLSIDTGMGRAGVRWDAMDAVRAVAAAHPPEGAYTHFHSADTDQASRAEQEHRFRAALDALPLAARPTLLHAENSPAIEHRAPSPWSLARPGVFLYGVPSGGALEAAPVAHLRARVVDLHTVRAGETVSYAATWRAEGDRIIATVACGYGDGYRRILGNRAVALLHGVRVPVVGRVTMDMTMLDVTGTACAVGDVATLIGRDGSALLTVSDVAAMGDLSPYELLTGLRQRVPRRYLHAA is encoded by the coding sequence ATGACCGACCAATCTAACCCGCACCATGCAGTGGCCGAGCCGCACGACGCCGACGATCCCGACCGCCAGCGCGCGTGGCTGGACGTCGATCTCGCGGCGCTGCGGCGCAACGCGGCCGCGCTCGCGCGCCGCGCGCGCGTGCCGCTGCTGCCGATGGTGAAGGCGGATGCATACGGACTCGGCGCGCTCGCCGTGACGCGCGCGCTCGAGTCGCTGGACCCGTGGGGCTACGGCGTGGCGACGGTGGCGGAGGGCGAGGAGCTGCGCGCGGCGGGGATCGCGCGGCGCATCCTCGTGTTCACGCCGCTGCTGCCGACCGAGCTGCCGCGCGCGCACCGCGCCGGGCTCACGCCGTCGCTCCACCGCGCCGACGACGTCGTGCGCTGGACGATGCTCGGCGGCGCCGCGTGGCATCTGTCGATCGACACCGGGATGGGCCGCGCCGGCGTGCGGTGGGACGCGATGGACGCCGTGCGCGCGGTCGCCGCGGCGCATCCGCCGGAGGGCGCGTACACGCACTTCCACTCCGCCGACACGGACCAGGCGTCGCGCGCCGAGCAGGAGCACCGCTTCCGCGCCGCGCTCGATGCGCTGCCGCTGGCCGCGCGGCCCACGCTGCTGCACGCGGAGAACAGCCCCGCCATCGAGCACCGCGCGCCGTCGCCGTGGTCGCTCGCGCGCCCGGGGGTGTTCCTGTACGGCGTGCCGAGCGGCGGCGCGCTCGAGGCCGCGCCGGTGGCGCACCTCCGGGCGCGGGTGGTCGACCTGCACACCGTGCGCGCCGGCGAGACGGTGAGCTACGCGGCCACGTGGCGCGCCGAGGGCGATCGCATCATCGCCACGGTCGCGTGCGGCTACGGCGACGGCTACCGGCGCATCCTCGGCAACCGCGCGGTGGCGCTGCTGCACGGCGTCCGCGTGCCGGTCGTCGGGCGCGTGACGATGGACATGACGATGCTCGACGTGACGGGCACCGCGTGCGCCGTTGGCGACGTCGCGACGCTGATCGGTCGCGACGGGAGCGCGCTGCTCACCGTGTCCGACGTCGCGGCCATGGGCGATCTCTCGCCGTACGAGCTGCTGACCGGGCTGCGACAGCGCGTGCCGCGCCGCTACCTGCACGCCGCATGA